A DNA window from Hordeum vulgare subsp. vulgare chromosome 1H, MorexV3_pseudomolecules_assembly, whole genome shotgun sequence contains the following coding sequences:
- the LOC123401123 gene encoding uncharacterized protein LOC123401123 has translation MASEGMRAEGSDPKRRSWFKKISEFVSTRITRCGTENDVATAAYNIPEPRSARPSGAPSSSMRWAEGRNTMPTLPRHDSSLPIHGQTSEVNAPDVGSTPEQTHFVEQDAYTAYDAHIQGSQPYLPTRGIRMPEENRWAETSEGAQSYNSGQEINDPSWGDEHTQRGVQKEILTETHDTQCTLPGMINDFFGQDVIGPSYINSESQPFTYNLESSSQYGFQTPPPMHQSQTQEHEGQYGRGLREHRPPDRLSLSGRRARPAGRRRIG, from the exons ATGGCGAGTGAAGGAATGCGAGCCGAGGGAAGTGATCCTAAACGCAGGTCGTGGTTTAAAAAAATTAGCGAATTCGTGAGCACAAGGATTACAAGATGCGGTACAGAGAACGACGTTGCCACTGCAGCGTACAACATTCCGGAACCGAGGTCAGCTAGACCGAGTGGGGCGCCGTCGTCGTCCATGCGGTGGGCAGAGGGTCGTAATACTATGCCGACACTTCCACGACATGACTCTTCTCTACCAATACATGGGCAGACATCAGAGGTAAATGCTCCAGATGTAGGATCGACACCCGAACAGACTCATTTCGTGGAGCAGGATGCATATACAGCATATGACGCACACATTCAAGGATCTCAGCCATATCTGCCCACACGAGGGATTAGGATGCCCGAGGAGAATCGTTGGGCTGAGACAAGCGAGGGAGCACAAAGCTACAACAGCGGACAG GAAATTAATGATCCATCATGGGGAGATGAACATACCCAGCGTGGCGTACAGAAAGAAATACTCACAGAAACCCATGATACTCAATGCACGCTCCCAGGAATGATAAATGATTTTTTCGGGCAGGACGTTATTGGTCCATCTTACATCAATTCTGAGTCACAACCATTCACCTACAATTTAGAATCATCGTCTCAATATGGATTTCAGACTCCGCCACCTATGCATCAGTCGCAGACACAGGAACACGAGGGACAGTACGGTCGTGGTCTTCGTGAACACAGACCCCCTGATCGATTGTCACTCTCCGGTCGTCGGGCAAGGCCAGCTGGTCGTCGTCGCATAGGGTGA